In Triticum aestivum cultivar Chinese Spring chromosome 5B, IWGSC CS RefSeq v2.1, whole genome shotgun sequence, the following proteins share a genomic window:
- the LOC123112765 gene encoding glucuronoxylan 4-O-methyltransferase 1, translating to MSSPTHVRKALHLAAMKAKLQGVVGHRLLLVTGLAAFLLLFSARTLFSSSSRGSGAASRLSGGAGDGSCSKLPAPVAEALVHYATSNVTPQQTAGEIGVSLRVLQRRSPCNFLVFGLGHDSPMWAALNHGGRTVFLEEDASWIASVRSAHPGLESYHVTYDTRLTEADELIALRDHPGCTAQPDLAAAAEASCRLALRGLPAVFHEVEWDLIMVDAPTGWTPEAPGRMGAIYTAGMAARARRPGDGATDVFVHDVDRTVEDRFSKAFLCDAYLTEQVGRIRHFVIPSHREKPGTPFCPQN from the coding sequence ATGTCGAGCCCCACGCACGTCCGCAAGGCCCTCCACCTCGCCGCCATGAAGGCCAAGCTGCAGGGCGTCgtcggccaccgcctcctcctcgtcaCCGGCCTCGCCGCCTTCCTCCTCCTATTCTCCGCCCGCacgctcttctcctcctcctcccgtggcTCTGGCGCCGCCTCGCGGCtgagcggcggcgcgggcgacgggtCGTGCTCGAAGCTGCCGGCACCCGTGGCCGAGGCCCTGGTGCACTACGCGACGTCGAACGTGACGCCGCAGCAGACGGCGGGGGAGATCGGGGTGTCGCTGCGCGTGCTGCAGCGCCGCTCGCCCTGCAACTTCCTGGTGTTCGGCCTCGGGCACGACAGCCCCATGTGGGCGGCGCTCAACCACGGCGGCCGCACGGTGTTCCTCGAGGAAGACGCGTCCTGGATCGCCTCCGTCCGCTCCGCGCACCCGGGCCTGGAGTCGTACCACGTGACTTACGACACCCGCCTGACCGAGGCCGACGAGCTCATCGCCCTCCGGGACCACCCGGGGTGCACCGCGCAGccagacctcgccgccgccgccgaggcctcgTGCCGGCTGGCGCTGCGCGGCCTCCCCGCCGTGTTCCACGAGGTGGAGTGGGACCTCATCATGGTGGACGCGCCCACGGGGTGGACGCCCGAGGCGCCCGGGAGGATGGGCGCCATCTACACGGCCGGCATGGCGGCGCGCGCGCGGCGGCCCGGCGACGGCGCGACGGACGTGTTCGTGCACGACGTGGACCGCACGGTGGAGGACAGGTTCTCCAAGGCGTTCCTGTGCGACGCCTACCTCACGGAGCAGGTCGGCAGGATCCGGCACTTCGTCATCCCCAGCCACCGGGAGAAGCCCGGCACGCCCTTCTGCCCTCAGAACTGA